A DNA window from Calliphora vicina chromosome 1, idCalVici1.1, whole genome shotgun sequence contains the following coding sequences:
- the LOC135963960 gene encoding adhesion G-protein coupled receptor G7-like has translation MNLLYILATVYLILSEINKIVQVSASQPKLKLAKNTNSENSEKDNVSTESSDEFERYPHIYCRDEEYLHKFISHDNKSQMIWVTWNRTKAGERAVLPNICSVDNGLPLRRRCYRFAQGTRWESYDNKTVLIDCRISMFCQSESFEHYVIANNGELELQQNAWKRAKIGEFSSLRNICLQPNGLHLTRKCSYDIKAQRAKWASVDNLKNFKCLQHTRQQVISKQLSVLHENITTTNFLVRDMITRRHTATTLLSLLEQPKSRLLPADVQLTSEILKNIVTDSQDIELSGDVMKITHNLMSTDPLVLRMSAEVNATNSLLETFENYMDTLTEKLVSDSHCKVQLPPTSIATNLPMNNNNDTSVEILNLSNIGVYGHITRNISVFFVNPNCALISGIAIYDSYHQQNHSQQQQIHYDSLNNFYYRFIYMNESVNDLLQEMHLELASFIPTDIWNALNFNVYTSYINTPVVVFKIYAHDALFVEQNLLRSRKPFSKILSISMPGFADQLPGPLPFILRNKSPTYTMKPSANTGCGYWNYSTWTSSGVNTNSSQHSTATNLILCYTNHLTQFSYLLGGGFRQNDLTDEILVTAVHQQALDIISLIGCTLSLLGLLGIWLTALIFKSWRSQASNKVLLNMCLALTLQMVLFLFVNTDDVSEALVEKHSYTRCVVLGALLQYSILVLFTWMLIVAFLQFQRYVTVIGIQRPKHYIIKSAVVAWGLPLIPTLLVALLDSKSYIPSNYQLATDTGICYPSGNGLHFGVILPVSLIVLANLAIFLYVFYSISHTLSMSMQRNEKQMVIKQIRLSILLFFLLGLSWIFGIFAFMKAGIVFSYLFCLTATLQGFVLFIYFVIIDENARSSWQKLLCPTCGKKSREKKTAELQSMATATTSLTHDMSSSRDR, from the exons atgaatttgttgtatattttagcAACAGTATACTTAATACTAAGTgagataaataaaattgtacaaGTGTCAGCAAGTcaaccaaaattaaaattagctaAAAATACTAATAGTGAAAATAGTGAAAAAGATAATGTATCTACTGAGAGCAGTGATGAATTTGAACGATATCCCCATATATACTGTAGAGACGAGGAATATCTGCACAAGTTCATCAGTCATGACAACAAATCACAAATGATATGGGTCACTTGGAATCGTACAAAGGCTGGTGAACGTGCTGTCTTGCCAAACATCTGCTCAGTGGACAATGGTTTACCCTTACGACGCCGTTGCTATCGTTTTGCCCAAGGCACACGCTGGGAGAGTTATGACAACAAAACTGTATTGATTGATTGTCGCATTAGTATGTTTTGTCAATCGGAATCATTTGAACATTATGTTATAGCAAACAATGGTGAATTAGAGTTACAACAAAACGCCTGGAAACGTGCTAAGATAGGGGAGTTTTCCAGTTTGCGTAACATATGTCTACAACCTAATGGTCTGcatttaacaagaaaatgttCTTATGACATTAAGGCACAAAGAGCTAAATGGGCTTCCGTAGACAatctaaagaattttaaatgtttacagCATACACGACAACAGGTCATAAGTAAACAACTAAGtgttttacatgaaaatataacCACAACAAATTTTCTAGTTAGAGATATGATAACACGTCGTCATACTGCCACAACTTTGCTGAGCCTATTGGAGCAACCAAAATCAAGGTTACTGCCGGCTGATGTACAATTGAccagtgaaattttaaaaaatattgtaactgATTCCCAAGATATCGAATTATCTGGTGATGTTATGAAAATAACCCACAATCTTATGTCTACCGATCCGCTGGTTCTAAGAATGTCGGCAGAAGTGAACGCCACAAATAGTCTATTGGAAACAtttgagaattatatggacACATTAACGGAGAAACTTGTATCAGATAGTCATTGTAAAGTACAACTGCCGCCTACAAGCATAGCCACTAACCTGCCCATGAATAATAACAATGACACAtcagttgaaattttaaatttatcgaaTATTGGTGTTTACGGTCATATCACCCGTAATATCAGTGTATTTTTTGTCAATCCCAATTGCGCCCTCATATCGGGTATTGCTATTTATGACTCTTATCACCAGCAGAATCATtcgcagcaacaacaaatacattATGATTcacttaataatttttattatcgatttatttatatgaatgaATCAGTTAATGACCTATTGCAAGAAATGCATCTAGAATTGGCGTCATTTATTCCCACAGACATTTGGaatgctttaaattttaatgtttataccTCATATATAAATACACCAGTTGTGGTGTTTAAAATCTATGCTCACGATGCTTTGTTTGTGGAGCAAAACTTATTACGCTCACGAAAACcgtttagtaaaattttatcaatatcTATGCCAGGCTTTGCAG ATCAACTTCCCGGACCTTTACCCTTTATTTTACGCAATAAAAGTCCAACATACACTATGAAGCCTTCTGCAAATACCGGCTGTGGTTATTGGAATTACAGTACCTGGACTAGCAGTGGTGTTAATACCAATTCCTCGCAACATTCAACGGCAACTAATTTAATACTTTGCTACACAAATCATTTAACACAATTCTCGTATTTGCTTGGTGGTGGATTTCGACAAAATGATCTCACTGATGAGATTCTAGTGACGGCTGTGCATCAACAGGCCTTGGATATTATCTCCTTAATAGGCTGTACTTTGTCATTATTGGGTCTTTTGGGTATTTGGTTAACGGCCTTGATATTCAAGAGTTGGCGTTCTCAGGCCTCCAATAAGGTACTACTCAACATGTGTCTGGCGCTTACTCTGCAAATGGTATTGTTTCTGTTTGTCAATACCGATGATGTGTCCGAGGCCTTGGTGGAGAAGCATAGTTACACCAGATGTGTAGTACTGGGTGCACTGCTGCAGTACTCGATATTGGTGCTGTTCACTTGGATGTTAATTGTGGCATTTCTACAATTTCAACGTTATGTCACGGTGATTGGCATACAACGTCCTAAACACTACATAATAAAGTCAGCTGTAGTGGCTTGGGGTTTACCCTTAATACCCACACTTTTGGTAGCTTTATTGGATTCAAAGTCGTATATACCGAGTAATTATCAGCTGGCCACCGATACCGGTATATGTTATCCCTCAGGCAATGGTTTACATTTTGGTGTTATACTACCAGTCTCCTTGATAGTATTGGCCAATttagcaatatttttatatgttttctaCAGCATTTCCCATACGCTCAGCATGTCCATGCAACGTAATGAAAAACAAATGGTCATCAAACAGATAAGACTTtccattttgttatttttcctaCTGGGGCTCTCCTGGATCTTTGGCATATTTGCCTTTATGAAGGCAGGCATTGTGTTTTCGTATCTATTTTGTTTAACAGCCACCCTGCAAGGTTTTGTCTTATTTATCTACTTCGTGATCATAGACGAGAATGCGCGTAGTTCTTGGCAGAAATTATTGTGTCCCACTTGTGGTAAGAAATCGCGCGAGAAAAAAACTGCTGAACTGCAATCGATGGCAACGGCGACAACATCACTAACTCATGACATGAGTTCTTCGAGAGACCGTTAG